In Cicer arietinum cultivar CDC Frontier isolate Library 1 chromosome 1, Cicar.CDCFrontier_v2.0, whole genome shotgun sequence, one DNA window encodes the following:
- the LOC101513537 gene encoding putative pectinesterase/pectinesterase inhibitor 45, whose translation MAFQDFDLVSERRKSAAKLHLRKKILVGVTSVILLACVIAAATFVIVKRSGPEDEKPVPTAASEAARVDKYSRLVKMLCSSSEYKDKCETTLTEALKKDPKLSEPKDLLLVSMIIADNEINKAFNETANMKFASDEEKGAYDDCKQLFQDAKEEMGFSITEVGNVDVGKISSKAPELNNWLSAVMSYQQTCIDGFPEGELKEKLEKMFVESRELVSNSLAVVSQISSIVNAFQGGFSGFKLPWDKTDAPAPTPVVPGAPAADVVGAAPAGSPGAAPVGAPGAAPVLASGPAPVGAPGAAPVASPPSWATPVLELPGSTEKPTPNVTVAQDGSGNFKTISEALAAIPTTYEGRYVVYVKEGVYDELVTVTKKMVNLTMYGDGGSKSIVTGNKNFVDGVRTFQTASFVVLGDGFVGRDMGFRNTAGAEKHQAVAARIQADRAVFVSCNFEGFQDTLYAQTHRQFYRDCIISGTIDFIFGDASAVFQNCEMVIRKPLDNQQNIVTAQGRIDKQENTGFVLQKCVIKGDVALLPTTKNYLGRPWKEYSRTIIMETEIGALIQPDGWLPWEGDFALNTLYYGEFNNNGAGANTNARVKWIGRKDINRDEAITYTVDPFLQGSWINGTGVPAQLGLYN comes from the exons ATGGCGTTCCAAGATTTCGATCTTGTATCAGAAAGGAGAAAAAGCGCCGCGAAACTGCACCTCAGGAAGAAGATTTTGGTCGGTGTAACTTCTGTCATTCTCCTTGCATGTGTTATAGCAGCAGCAACATTTGTTATTGTCAAAAGGTCAGGACCAGAAGATGAGAAACCCGTTCCAACTGCAGCATCTGAAGCCGCACGCGTCGATAAATACTCGAGGCTTGTGAAAATGTTGTGCAGCAGTTCAGAATACAAGGATAAATGTGAAACCACACTCACTGAGGCATTGAAAAAAGATCCTAAATTGTCAGAGCCAAAGGATCTTTTATTGGTTTCCATGATAATTGCTGATAATGAGATCAACAAAGCCTTCAACGAAACAGCAAACATGAAATTTGCTTCCGACGAAGAAAAGGGAGCTTATGACGATTGTAAACAGTTGTTTCAGGATGCTAAAGAAGAAATGGGATTCTCAATCACTGAAGTTGGTAATGTTGATGTTGGCAAAATTTCTTCAAAAGCACCTGAATTGAACAATTGGCTTAGTGCTGTTATGTCCTACCAACAAACTTGCATTGATGGTTTCCCTGAGGGTGAATTGAAGGAAAAATTGGAGAAGATGTTTGTTGAATCAAGAGAACTTGTCAGCAATTCACTTGCTGTTGTTTCACAGATTTCTTCAATCGTTAATGCTTTCCAAGGTGGATTCTCTGGATTCAAATTACCTTGGGATAAAACCGATGCACCTGCTCCCACTCCTGTTGTTCCTGGTGCACCTGCTGCCGATGTTGTTGGTGCTGCTCCTGCTGGTTCTCCTGGTGCTGCTCCTGTTGGTGCTCCCGGTGCTGCTCCAGTTTTAGCTTCTGGACCCGCTCCTGTTGGTGCTCCAGGTGCTGCCCCTGTTGCTTCTCCTCCTTCTTGGGCTACACCAGTTCTTGAGTTGCCTGGATCAACTGAGAAACCTACACCTAATGTCACCGTTGCTCAAGATGGTAGTGGAAACTTCAAAACCATCTCCGAAGCTTTGGCTGCTATTCCAACAACATACGAAGGAAG GTATGTTGTTTATGTTAAGGAAGGAGTCTACGATGAGTTGGTGACTGTCACCAAGAAAATGGTCAACCTTACCATGTATGGTGATGGAGGTTCAAAGAGTATCGTCACTGGCAACAAAAACTTCGTTGATGGAGTCAGAACTTTCCAAACTGCCTCATTTG TGGTACTTGGAGATGGATTCGTGGGAAGAGACATGGGATTCAGAAACACAGCCGGTGCCGAAAAGCATCAAGCCGTGGCAGCCAGAATCCAAGCAGATCGTGCAGTGTTTGTGAGCTGTAACTTTGAAGGTTTCCAAGACACTCTATACGCACAAACTCACAGACAATTCTACCGTGACTGTATCATTTCCGGAACCATCGATTTCATCTTTGGTGACGCTTCCGCAGTTTTCCAAAACTGCGAAATGGTTATCAGGAAGCCACTTGACAACCAACAAAACATTGTTACTGCTCAAGGAAGAATTGACAAACAAGAAAACACTGGATTTGTCCTTCAAAAGTGTGTGATTAAGGGTGATGTTGCACTTCTTCCAACAACCAAGAACTACCTTGGAAGACCATGGAAGGAATATTCAAGGACCATCATCATGGAAACTGAAATTGGAGCTTTGATTCAACCTGATGGTTGGTTACCTTGGGAGGGTGATTTTGCACTAAACACATTGTACTATGGTGAGTTCAATAACAATGGTGCTGGTGCTAACACTAATGCTAGGGTTAAGTGGATTGGACGCAAAGATATTAATAGGGATGAGGCTATTACTTATACCGTGGATCCTTTCTTACAAGGGTCATGGATCAATGGTACTGGTGTTCCAGCTCAATTGGGCTTGTACAATTGA